A single region of the Lycium barbarum isolate Lr01 chromosome 2, ASM1917538v2, whole genome shotgun sequence genome encodes:
- the LOC132626250 gene encoding uncharacterized protein LOC132626250, producing the protein MVFRRILVLMMGCLGCADQQTEPNENNMESKSSVVDETAITTPRVRLSDGRYLAYRERGVPKNKCKYSIIIVHGFGSSKDMSFMASDELLDGMGIYLLIYDRAGYGESDPNPKRSVKSEASDIEELADQLQLGSKYYVIGVSLGCYPAWSCIKRIPQKLAGVALVVPFVNYKWHSLPDDQTKDDYRKQLCRLALLLTRHTPGLLHWWFTQKLFPSATALEANPTFFCDKDLDVLKNTPGYQLFTQDGLRKRRVFDSLRRDFIVAFSKWDFDPLELSNPYPQNESSVHIWQGYEDKVVPVQLQRYVSQRLPWIRYHEVPDGGHLLVYDNVVCEAVLKSLLLGQDPSLYRPKLAD; encoded by the exons ATGGTTTTCAGAAGAATTCTTGTTCTGATGATGGGTTGTTTAGGATGTGCTGATCAGCAAACAGAACCAAATGAAAATAATATGGAATCCAAGTCATCAGTTGTAGATGAAACTGCTATTACTACTCCTAGAGTTAGACTTAGTGATGGGAGATACTTGGCTTACAGAGAAAGAGGAGTACCAAAGAACAAGTGCAAATATAGTATCATTATTGTTCATGGCTTTGGCAGCTCCAAAGATATGAGCTTTATGGCTTCTGAT GAACTCCTGGATGGAATGGGGATATACCTTCTGATTTATGACAGAGCTGGATATGGAGAGAGCGATCCAAATCCAAAGCGCTCGGTTAAAAGTGAAGCATCTGATATCGAAGAATTAGCTGATCAATTGCAATTAGGATCTAAGTACTATGTTATTGGCGTATCGTTGGGATGTTACCCTGCTTGGAGCTGCATCAAACGCATTCCTCAAAA GCTTGCAGGAGTGGCTCTAGTAGTCCCGTTTGTCAATTATAAATGGCATTCACTACCTGATGATCAAACAAAGGATGATTACAGGAAACAACTCTGCCGGTTGGCGCTTTTGCTCACACGCCATACTCCAGGGCTATTACATTGGTGGTTCACTCAAAAACTGTTCCCATCAGCTACTGCTCTTGAAGCAAATCCGACATTTTTTTGTGATAAAGATTTGGATGTCTTgaagaatacaccaggatatcaatTGTTCACTCAG GACGGGCTAAGGAAACGGAGGGTATTCGACTCCCTTCGTCGCGACTTTATTGTGGCGTTTAGCAAGTGGGATTTTGATCCACTGGAGCTAAGTAACCCGTACCCACAAAACGAAAGCTCTGTTCATATCTGGCAAGGTTACGAGGACAAGGTTGTGCCTGTTCAATTACAAAGATACGTCTCGCAAAGGCTCCCTTGGATTCGGTATCATGAAGTTCCTGATGGTGGTCACTTGCTTGTATATGATAATGTTGTGTGTGAAGCTGTCTTAAAATCACTTTTGCTTGGTCAAGATCCCTCATTGTACAGGCCTAAATTAGCTGACTGA
- the LOC132628384 gene encoding uncharacterized protein LOC132628384, whose product MSDDKCRKDQTPETINAKRRARERESYKLMSPEKKEACLARRRELYKLMAPEKKEACLARRRELYKLMTLERKERCLARQRGNKDEIKKQCLHDNSVLANSVNPSSFEVSTSFAEQASSVVRRSLLLGETGSSSGTKPTHHGKKSVITTNHGSSSGTKLIHHGKNPVMTTNQVGTLSSAEEKTSYISLKDVPNCEFCGAKKFEYEPPAFCCSNGSIHLISYQMPQELRNLYLGNTEESKEFRSYIRTYNNTFAFTSLGVTYDKNLAKRTNGVYTFKVQGQMYHFINDLVPTNQRAKNLQLYFFDSENELQNRMACSNKLNEKIVKSLMDILKSYNPYSKFLKSLINISQLSNFYIALRCDAGLDQRIYNLPTVSEVGGIWVENDNNNCVSAPHIRIYTESNRSQIVNYYYGCYDSLQYPLLLPYGQNGWHCGIKKIKPSNVRPNNLMYCEHEELPNVKNMCSIDGFLHMEAENMQKGKRKRNTVSCREYYCYKLQIRNDENIILHSGRLFQQYVVDEWIKIESQRLDFASLNQDLFRIDMLEGLLDMLRHGEREASQIGRNRYLPHSFTGGPRDMRRRYMDAIALVQRFGKPDIFLTMTCNPTWPEIKANILQTDEVQNRPDLVSRIFHAKLEELKKDILRRNIFGKVAAFMYTVEFQKRGLPHAHFLIILDEKYKLLTPEAYDKYVCAELPNPDTNPELYALVTKHMIHGPCGALNPASMCTRKKGYCKFKYPKEFAEQTTKGKNSYPIYKRRNTGKSVQIREHLIDNSWVVPYNPYLLCKFSCHINVEICSDIKVIKYIYKYICKGHDKIAFNVHSNDTNIEIDEIKEYQSARWVSPPEATWRIFAFHISEMIPSVYHLQVHLEGQQFVSFKSTDNITKILNNPTIGKTMLTKFFLMNAKDEDAKNLNLLYREFPEYFVWSTDKTWSRRKQGKVIGRVVTCHPTEEERYYLRLLLMNVRGPKSYEDLRTVNRILYNTFRESAEKRGFLLCDNNLIECMSEAISYRMPYSLRHLFATLLIYCNPTNPRELWEKFEKPLSEDFYKYTNLGTRDIRFRVLNHINDILHSMGHDINEFQLIPEMIKPPEIEKEAKDVHFERSIKGAFFIDDPGGTGKSFLYRALLAIVRHSGFIALATASSGVAASLLPGGRTAHSRFKIPIDIEENFNCNISKQSSLASLVRDAKLIVWDEISMAKKKMVEALDLLLKDLMEINILFGGKVVVFSGDFRQTLPVVRSGKKEDFIRESLLCSDIWNQLEKLQLTENMRAKTDPAFCEYLMRIGNGSEKKNTQGKITIPHSLIIPFTSEQESLQLLFRVTYPNLHVHHSDASFITSRAVLTTKNDFVDEINNMLITQYPTPPKIYLAIDETIDPKDQSEYEDFMHSLNPIEMAVKSTIKSITPKTEDWICKIQVVDKYPPRDKKDKSGKYQLMLLQDEEENQIQAINWNVDIMQFDKYFKPFQTYLVSVAQVKELNPAYANPFNKYIWTIDRNTIVEPIEKVIPPDNPLPPPTRLAITPFEAIEHQMKDFEFDVLGLLINAGLASNASNGKKFQEFIIMDTQKRPKKLTLWEDSVEHYGNELSEKVKHYPVFLARRVVKSSSGIWSRYNTTILLHPTYPQATTLVAWAKTIQRQLIEYTARSMSPEGTLLFVPFEEESIFISDIQIQPQVHSV is encoded by the exons ATGTCAGACGATAAATGTAGAAAAGATCAAACCCCTGAAACCATAAATGCTAAGAGAAGAGCTAGGGAACGGGAGTCATATAAACTAATGTCACCTGAAAAAAAGGAAGCATGTTTAGCCCGACGACGGGAGTTATATAAGTTAATGGCGCCCGAAAAAAAGGAGGCATGCTTAGCTCGACGACGAGAGTTATATAAGCTAATGACACTTGAAAGAAAGGAGAGATGTTTAGCTCGGCAACGAGGAAACAAAGATGAAATAAAAAAGCAATGTCTGCATGACAATTCAGTTCTAGCCAATTCAGTTAATCCATCATCTTTTGAAGTTAGCACTTCTTTCGCAGAGCAGGCTTCGTCTGTTGTAAGACGGTCACTGCTTCTTGGTGAAACAG GATCGTCGTCAGGCACAAAGCCTACACATCATGGTAAAAAGTCAGTGATCACTACAAATCATG GATCGTCGTCAGGCACAAAGCTTATACATCATGGTAAAAATCCAGTCATGACTACAAATCAAGTTGGTACCTTAAGTAGCGCAGAAGAAAAAACCAGCTATATTAGCTTGAAAGATGTTCCGAATTGTGAATTTTGTGGAGCCAAAAAGTTTGAATATGAACCGCCTGCATTTTGTTGTAGTAATGGTTCGATTCACTTAATTTCATATCAAATGCCACAAGAGTTAAGAAATTTGTATTTAGGAAACACTGAGGAATCAAAGGAATTTCGATCTTACATTAGAACATACAATAACACATTCGCTTTCACTTCACTCGGAGTAACTTATGATAAAAATTTAGCAAAACGAACTAATGGAGTTTATACCTTCAAAGTCCAAGGACAAATGTACCATTTTATAAATGATTTGGTTCCAACTAATCAAAGGGCTAAGAACTTACAATTGTATTTCTTTGACAGTGAAAACGAACTGCAAAATCGAATGGCATGTTCAAACAAGCTTAATGAAAAAATTGTGAAATCTTTGATGGACATCTTAAAGTCTTACAATCCTTACTCTAAATTTTTGAAATCTTTAATAAACATCTCGCAATTGTCTAATTTCTACATTGCCCTTAGATGTGATGCTGGTCTAGATCAACGAATCTACAACTTACCAACAGTTTCAGAAGTTGGTGGGATATGGGtagaaaatgataataataattgtGTATCTGCACCACATATTCGCATATATACAGAAAGTAATAGAAGTCAAATAGTAAATTACTATTATGGTTGTTATGATTCATTACAATATCCATTACTATTGCCTTATGGTCAAAATGGATGGCACTGTGgcattaaaaaaataaaacctTCAAATGTGAGACCCAACAACCTAATGTATTGTGAACACGAAGAATTGCCCAATGTAAAAAATATGTGTTCAATAGATGGTTTTCTTCATATGGAAGCTGAAAACATGCAAAAAGGAAAACGCAAAAGAAATACAGTTTCTTGCCGTGAGTATTATTGTTACAAACTACAAATAAGAAATGATGAAAATATAATTTTGCATTCTGGAAGATTATTTCAACAATATGTAGTAGATGAATGGATTAAAATTGAAAGCCAGCGATTAGATTTCGCTTCGCTTAATCAAGATTTATTTAGAATAGATATGTTAGAAGGACTCTTAGATATGCTACGTCATGGCGAAAGAGAAGCTTCGCAAATAGGTAGAAATAGATATCTTCCCCACAGCTTTACAGGAGGACCACGAGACATGCGTCGTCGATATATGGATGCTATTGCATTGGTGCAACGTTTTGGAAAACCTGATATATTTTTGACTATGACATGTAATCCTACATGGCCTGAAATAAAAGCTAATATCTTACAAACAGATGAAGTACAAAATAGACCGGATTTAGTTAGTCGAATATTTCATGCAAAACTAGAAGAGTTAAAAAAGGACATCTTAAGAAGAAATATATTTGGTAAAGTTGCGGCATTTATGTATACTGTAGAATTCCAAAAAAGAGGACTTCCACATGCTCATTTTCTCATCATATTAGATGAAAAATACAAGTTATTAACTCCTGAAGCATACGACAAATATGTTTGTGCTGAATTACCAAATCCTGATACCAACCCTGAATTATATGCACTTGTTACAAAACATATGATTCACGGTCCTTGTGGTGCATTAAATCCAGCAAGTATGTGTACTAGAAAGAAAGGGTACTGCAAATTTAAGTATCCAAAAGAGTTTGCTGAACAAACAACCAAGGGAAAAAATTCATATCCAATTTATAAAAGACGAAATACCGGAAAGAGTGTACAAATTAGAGAACATCTAATTGATAATTCATGGGTTGTTCCTTATAATCCATATTTACTTTGTAAATTTAGCTGTCATATAAATGTAGAGATTTGTTCAGATATAAAAGTTATTAAATACATTTATAAGTACATCTGCAAAGGACATGATAAAATTGCGTTTAATGTACATTCAAATGATACAAATATAGAAATTGATGAAATAAAAGAATATCAATCTGCTAGATGGGTATCGCCACCAGAAGCTACATGGCGTATATTTGCTTTTCATATCAGTGAAATGATTCCAAGTGTATATCACCTTCAAGTacatttagaaggacaacaatttGTTTCCTTCAAAAGTACTGATAACATTACTAAAATTCTAAATAATCCTACGATCGGAAAAACAATGTTGACAAAATTCTTCTTGATGAATGCTAAAGATGAAGATGCTAAAAACCTTAATTTACTATATCGAGAATTTCCAGAATACTTTGTGTGGTCAACAGATAAAACATGGTCCCGTCGCAAGCAAGGAAAAGTTATTGGTCGTGTTGTAACATGTCATCCAACAGAAGAAGAAAGATATTATCTTAGACTTCTACTAATGAATGTTAGAGGACCAAAATCTTACGAAGATTTGCGAACTGTAAATAGAATATTATACAATACATTTCGAGAATCAGCTGAAAAAAGAGGATTCTTACTTTGCGATAACAATTTGATAGAATGTATGTCTGAAGCTATAAGCTATCGAATGCCATACAGTCTGAGGCATTTATTTGCTACATTATTAATTTATTGCAATCCTACTAATCCAAGAGAATTGTGGGAAAAATTTGAGAAACCATTGTCTGAGGATTTTTATAAATATACCAACTTAGGCACACGAGATATACGTTTTAGAGTATTAAATCATATTAATGATATTTTACATTCAATGGGTCATGATATCAACGAATTCCAACTTATACCAGAAATGATAAAACCCCCTGAGATAGAAAAAGAAGCTAAAGATGTTCATTTCGAAAGAAGTATTAAA GGTGCTTTCTTTATTGATGACCCCGGTGGAACAGGCAAAAGCTTCTTATATCGTGCTTTATTAGCTATTGTTAGACATAGCGGGTTCATAGCTTTAGCTACAGCAAGCTCAGGTGTTGCAGCTTCACTCCTTCCCGGTGGTCGAACTGCTCACTCACGCTTTAAAATACCTATTGACATTGAAGAAAATTTTAATTGTAATATAAGCAAACAAAGTTCATTAGCTTCTTTGGTTCGAGACGCTAAGTTAATTGTATGGGATGAAATCTCAATGGCAAAAAAGAAAATGGTTGAGGCTTTAGATTTACTTTTAAAAGATTTAATGGAGATAAATATACTATTTGGTGGAAAAGTAGTTGTTTTTAGCGGTGATTTTAGACAGACCCTTCCCGTTGTACGTAGTGGGAAAAAAGAAGATTTTATTCGTGAGAGTTTATTGTGCTCTGATATTTGGAATCAACTTGAAAAATTGCAATTAACAGAAAATATGCGTGCAAAAACAGATCCTGCTTTCTGTGAATACCTAATGAGAATTGGTAATGGAAGCGAAAAGAAAAATACTCAAGGAAAAATTACAATTCCTCATTCTTTAATTATTCCATTTACTTCCGAACAAGAATCCTTGCAACTTTTATTTAGAGTTACTTATCCCAACTTACATGTACATCATTCAGATGCTTCATTTATTACTTCTCGCGCTGTTTTAACAACAAAAAATGACTTTGTTGATGAAATTAACAATATGTTAATAACACAATACCCAAcccctccaaaaatttatttggCTATTGATGAAACAATTGATCCAAAAGATCAAAGCGAATATGAAGATTTCATGCACAGTTTAAATCCT ATTGAGATGGCAGTTAAATCTACTATCAAGTCAATCACTCCAAAAACTGAAGATTGGATATGCAAAATTCAAGTAGTAGATAAATATCCTCCCAGAGACAAGAAAGATAAAAGTGGAAAATACCAACTGATGCTTTTGCAAGACGAAGAG GAAAATCAAATTCAAGCCATCAATTGGAATGTTGATATAATGCAATTTGACAAGTATTTCAAACCATTCCAAACATACCTGGTGTCAGTTGCACAAGTAAAAGAACTGAATCCTGCATATGCTAATCCGTTCAACAAATACATTTGGACAATTGACAGAAATACTATTGTTGAACCAATTGAAAAAGTCATTCCTCCAGATAATCCACTACCACCGCCAACACGATTGGCTATCACCCCTTTTGAGGCTATTGAGCATCAAATGAAAGATTTTGAATTTG ATGTCCTTGGACTACTTATTAATGCTGGACTTGCAAGTAACGCATCAAATGGGAAGAAATTTCAGGAATTCATCATTATGGATACTCA AAAAAGGCCTAAAAAGCTAACACTTTGGGAGGACTCTGTCGAACATTATGGAAATGAACTTTCAGAGAAAGTGAAACACTATCCCGTCTTTCTGGCTAGAAGAGTGGTAAAATCATCATCAG GGATATGGAGCAGATACAACACAACAATACTCTTACATCCCACATATCCACAGGCTACCACATTAGTTGCATG GGCCAAAACAATTCAACGACAACTCATTGAGTACACAGCTAGAAGCATGTCCCCCGAAGGCACTCTTCTTTTTGTTCCCTTTGAAGAAGAATCAATATTCATATCCGATATCCAAATACAGCCACAGGTACATTCTGTTTAA
- the LOC132629356 gene encoding uncharacterized protein LOC132629356 — protein MACSDCKLPFLRTTTPRPIYCIQCGRSTQLIPRIQFEVMVMDHTGSTVASISNQSATKMLNLTVQEIYDICHAQRKALLLDNAHKQLGRKTFRIQMKRLFSKNQDRLAIMNYEEKELINQPSPTAPMTSTAETSKRKAMEISFDRTNQQNLPKDTPSSTRQKTETKTPLKKE, from the exons ATGGCGTGCTCAGATTGTAAATTGCCATTTTTAAGAACTACTACACCAAGGCCAATCTATTGCATCCAATGTGGAAGATCCACCCAACTTATTCCCAG AATCCAATTTGAAGTTATGGTCATGGATCACACTGGTAGCACAGTAGCCTCCATCTCGAATCAATCAGCAACGAAGATGTTGAACCTCACTGTACAAGAGATTTATGACATCTGCCATGCACAG AGAAAAGCGCTGCTTCTTGACAATGCACATAAACAATTGGGACGAAAGACTTTCAGAATCCAAATGAAaagattattttccaaaaatCAAGATAGGCTAGCTATCATGAATTATGAGGAAAAAGAACTTATAAACCAACCATCACCAACTGCACCAATGACCAGCACTGCTGAAACAAGCAAGCGCAAGGCTATGGAGATTAGCTTTGACCGAACGAATCAGCAGAACCTGCCCAAAGACACACCTTCCAGCACTAGACAGAAAACAGAAACCAAGACTCCTCTCAAAAAGGAGTGA